A genomic window from Anthocerotibacter panamensis C109 includes:
- the lnt gene encoding apolipoprotein N-acyltransferase, translating into MSGASLPKFGLKFTAVEGAGWAILTGLLLALAAPPVGCWPLAWVAFIPLWGWVRAGVVSPLKTLLVGGLAGLVYHLGLLYWLLGVHPLTWMGISYWPSLGIAVGLWLVVSAFEGLAWGIWAWLMSWTRGWRALEQVIWGVGTWLLVDGLWASGPLGFPWGTVAATQANGFFLPLVQLGGSRLLTALVLLVNGLLLVGLRERRYLGVALGLGLVAGLWRGLTPESGPTLTVGVIQANIPQARRVAIGPQAVMDIYTRAYREVARLKPDIAITPEAAIAQIWNAQAQLFSPLGQAIQTERVPLLLGAYDERGRQLSNSLFATGGGVFDKVNLVPLNDTVPFEPYLGWLIAKVSPLYGNLYPGASDQVFTTPVGIVAAGICYDAIFPEVLRGQTARGARWLVTVTNDSWFGPGMPTQRQAIETLRAVENGRWLVRASNTGSSGAIDPLGRTVHLTTRDTYQVFTVRITPQSQLTPYTRWGDTWTVSIVLAMGAVVVTRLNSRQT; encoded by the coding sequence ATGTCTGGGGCCTCCCTACCAAAGTTTGGTCTGAAGTTCACCGCCGTTGAAGGAGCGGGCTGGGCTATCCTGACCGGGTTACTTTTGGCCCTCGCCGCGCCGCCGGTAGGCTGCTGGCCCTTGGCTTGGGTAGCTTTTATTCCGCTTTGGGGATGGGTGCGGGCTGGGGTTGTTTCACCCCTGAAAACGCTGCTTGTGGGCGGGCTTGCGGGCTTGGTTTACCATCTGGGCTTGCTCTACTGGCTGCTTGGCGTGCACCCTTTGACCTGGATGGGTATCTCCTATTGGCCTAGCCTGGGTATTGCAGTGGGTCTGTGGCTGGTGGTGAGTGCGTTCGAAGGGCTGGCTTGGGGTATCTGGGCTTGGCTCATGAGCTGGACACGCGGGTGGCGTGCTCTGGAGCAGGTGATTTGGGGGGTGGGGACGTGGCTGCTGGTGGATGGGCTGTGGGCGAGTGGCCCTTTGGGCTTTCCTTGGGGGACTGTGGCTGCGACTCAGGCGAATGGGTTTTTCCTGCCGCTGGTGCAGTTGGGCGGGAGCAGGCTCCTGACCGCCCTGGTGCTCCTTGTCAATGGGTTACTCCTGGTCGGTCTGCGGGAGCGGCGCTATCTGGGGGTCGCCCTTGGGCTTGGGCTCGTGGCGGGGCTCTGGCGGGGGCTCACGCCTGAATCTGGGCCGACTCTCACCGTTGGGGTGATCCAAGCCAATATTCCTCAGGCCCGCCGGGTAGCTATTGGACCGCAAGCCGTGATGGACATCTACACGCGTGCCTATCGGGAAGTGGCCCGCCTCAAGCCGGATATTGCTATCACCCCGGAGGCTGCCATCGCCCAAATTTGGAACGCTCAAGCTCAGCTATTTTCTCCTCTGGGACAGGCAATTCAGACAGAGCGGGTCCCTTTGCTTTTGGGGGCCTATGACGAGCGGGGCCGTCAGTTGAGCAACAGTCTTTTTGCGACCGGAGGCGGGGTTTTTGACAAGGTCAATCTCGTACCCCTCAACGATACGGTCCCCTTCGAACCCTACCTAGGCTGGTTGATTGCAAAGGTCTCGCCGCTCTATGGCAATCTCTATCCGGGAGCCTCGGATCAGGTGTTCACGACGCCTGTGGGCATAGTCGCAGCCGGTATCTGCTATGACGCGATCTTCCCGGAAGTCCTGCGCGGTCAAACGGCTCGGGGAGCCCGTTGGCTGGTCACGGTGACCAACGATTCTTGGTTTGGCCCTGGGATGCCTACACAACGTCAGGCTATTGAGACGTTGCGGGCGGTGGAGAATGGACGCTGGCTGGTCAGAGCCTCGAATACTGGTTCTTCAGGGGCCATCGATCCACTGGGCCGAACGGTGCACTTGACTACGCGCGACACCTATCAGGTCTTCACCGTCAGGATTACTCCCCAAAGCCAACTGACCCCCTACACCCGTTGGGGTGATACCTGGACTGTGAGCATTGTGCTGGCGATGGGTGCTGTGGTTGTGACGCGCTTAAACTCAAGGCAAACGTGA
- a CDS encoding argininosuccinate synthase: MRAKRVVLAYSGGVDTSVCIPYLRHEWGAQAVVALSIDLGQKEDMEQVRLKALNSGASEAHVYNGQDVFVSDYIWPALAANAMYEGQYPLATALARPLIARLLVEVAEATGADAVAHGCTGKGNDQVRFDVSIKALNPTLKVLAPAREWGMSREETIAYGERYGIASPVKKKSPYSIDFNLYGRSIECGILEDPWAEPPEEIYGMTCAPADCPAEPAYVTVGFTCGLPTALDGVALTPVALIEQLNVLAGAHGIGRIDMVENRLVGIKSREIYECPAAVVLIAAHRALEAMTLPREVTHYKQQHVEPTYAQLIYNGLWYSPLRTAMDGFIAPTQASVTGEVRLRLLRGQCTVVGRRAPQSLYDDHLATYSATDSFDHRAAEGFIYVWGLPTKVWSEVHRR; this comes from the coding sequence ATGCGGGCTAAACGGGTTGTCCTTGCCTATTCGGGGGGGGTGGATACCTCTGTATGCATTCCCTACCTGCGCCATGAATGGGGGGCACAGGCGGTGGTTGCCCTCTCGATTGACCTGGGGCAAAAAGAGGATATGGAGCAGGTCCGCCTCAAGGCTCTCAACTCCGGGGCTAGCGAAGCCCATGTCTACAACGGTCAGGATGTTTTTGTCAGCGACTACATCTGGCCCGCCCTAGCAGCCAATGCCATGTACGAGGGCCAATATCCCCTGGCGACAGCGCTCGCGCGCCCCCTGATTGCCCGGTTGTTGGTGGAAGTAGCCGAAGCGACAGGGGCGGACGCAGTGGCGCATGGTTGCACGGGGAAAGGCAACGATCAGGTGCGCTTTGATGTCTCGATCAAAGCCCTCAACCCCACGCTCAAAGTCCTCGCCCCGGCTCGGGAATGGGGGATGTCGCGAGAAGAGACCATTGCCTATGGAGAGCGCTACGGTATTGCCTCTCCGGTCAAAAAGAAATCGCCCTATTCGATTGACTTCAACCTCTATGGTCGCTCTATAGAATGTGGCATCCTGGAAGACCCCTGGGCGGAGCCTCCCGAGGAAATCTATGGAATGACCTGCGCTCCTGCTGATTGCCCCGCTGAGCCAGCATATGTGACCGTGGGTTTCACATGTGGCCTACCTACGGCCCTAGATGGCGTGGCCTTGACTCCGGTGGCGCTCATTGAGCAGCTCAATGTCTTGGCTGGAGCCCACGGCATTGGACGCATCGACATGGTAGAAAATCGACTGGTAGGCATCAAGTCCCGCGAGATCTACGAATGCCCTGCCGCCGTGGTCCTCATCGCCGCCCACCGCGCCCTAGAGGCAATGACCCTGCCGCGGGAAGTGACCCACTACAAACAACAGCACGTCGAGCCTACCTACGCCCAACTCATCTATAACGGGCTTTGGTACAGTCCCCTACGCACGGCTATGGACGGTTTTATCGCCCCGACGCAGGCTAGTGTGACCGGGGAAGTCCGCTTGCGCCTCTTGCGGGGGCAGTGCACCGTCGTGGGTCGCCGCGCACCGCAGTCGCTCTACGACGACCATTTGGCTACCTATTCCGCCACCGACAGCTTCGATCACCGGGCCGCTGAGGGATTTATCTATGTCTGGGGCCTCCCTACCAAAGTTTGGTCTGAAGTTCACCGCCGTTGA
- a CDS encoding sulfatase-like hydrolase/transferase: MVKPNFVVIYADDLGYGDLGCYGSDVIQTPHLDQLAAQGARFTQWYSNCPVCSPSRAALLTGRYPVRTGITSILGGRRTTPGLPAREVTVAKHLQTLGYTTGIMGKWHLGVAPASRPNAHGFTEFFGFLAGAVDYYSHIYYYGLPGGIDPIHDLWHNEQEVWWNGQYLTELLTERAVQFIEHHAGQPFFLYLPYNAPHWPMHAPKSYLERFRELPAERRIMAAMIAAMDDGVGAVLDALARTGCAEDTLVFFSSDNGPSAEARNFLDGQEDPYYGGSAGIFQGYKYSLFEGGIREPAILRYPARVSAGQVCEQVGMMVDLYPTLIHLAGGTPPQDRLLDGYDILPMVTEGASIPPRQIFWEYAGQLAVRQGNWKLILNGRLDGERLAPDVVHLSDLDHDPAERMNLKDQYPQLVAQLKRDVEAWYQGCLLHTAQE, encoded by the coding sequence ATGGTCAAGCCCAACTTTGTCGTGATCTATGCCGACGATCTGGGCTACGGCGACTTGGGCTGCTACGGTTCGGACGTCATCCAGACTCCACATCTAGACCAACTGGCGGCTCAAGGGGCGCGCTTTACCCAGTGGTATTCCAATTGTCCGGTATGTTCACCCTCCCGAGCAGCGCTCTTGACCGGGCGCTATCCGGTACGGACGGGCATCACGAGCATTCTGGGTGGCAGAAGGACGACCCCTGGACTCCCCGCTCGCGAAGTCACGGTTGCCAAACACCTGCAAACCCTTGGCTACACCACGGGGATCATGGGCAAGTGGCACCTCGGTGTCGCCCCGGCTAGCCGACCCAACGCGCATGGCTTCACGGAGTTCTTCGGCTTTTTGGCTGGGGCTGTTGACTACTACTCGCATATTTATTACTACGGATTACCGGGCGGGATCGATCCCATTCATGACCTTTGGCACAACGAGCAAGAGGTCTGGTGGAACGGGCAGTACTTGACTGAATTGCTGACAGAGCGTGCGGTTCAGTTTATCGAGCACCATGCTGGACAGCCTTTTTTCCTGTACCTTCCTTATAATGCGCCCCACTGGCCGATGCACGCGCCCAAAAGCTACCTGGAGCGCTTCCGGGAACTACCGGCGGAACGCCGGATCATGGCGGCGATGATTGCGGCGATGGATGACGGGGTCGGGGCAGTCCTCGACGCGCTAGCAAGGACGGGTTGTGCAGAGGATACGCTGGTCTTTTTCTCCAGTGACAATGGCCCTTCCGCTGAAGCACGCAACTTTTTAGACGGACAGGAAGACCCCTATTACGGGGGGAGTGCGGGTATTTTTCAGGGGTATAAATATAGCTTGTTCGAGGGGGGCATCCGGGAACCGGCGATCCTCCGCTATCCCGCGCGGGTCTCTGCGGGTCAGGTATGCGAACAGGTAGGGATGATGGTAGACCTCTATCCGACGTTGATTCATCTGGCGGGGGGTACTCCTCCGCAAGACCGCCTCCTAGACGGCTACGATATCCTGCCTATGGTCACTGAGGGAGCCTCGATCCCACCCCGGCAGATCTTCTGGGAATATGCTGGGCAGTTAGCGGTACGCCAAGGGAACTGGAAACTGATTCTCAACGGTAGATTGGATGGTGAACGTCTCGCCCCCGATGTAGTGCACCTTTCGGATTTGGATCACGATCCGGCAGAGCGCATGAATCTGAAGGATCAGTACCCGCAATTGGTCGCGCAACTGAAGCGGGATGTCGAAGCCTGGTATCAGGGGTGTTTGTTACACACTGCTCAGGAATAG